Proteins encoded together in one Salvelinus namaycush isolate Seneca chromosome 26, SaNama_1.0, whole genome shotgun sequence window:
- the LOC120021725 gene encoding claudin-4-like — protein MDIMEMVEVVGIALGVIGLILTIVICTLPTWIVTTFIADNSANTEVVLYGLWMSCVTQGTGKTQCEVYNYMEYWKYDLQPARAMILTAIILGVLGVMVSMVGAKCTNCIKDKTSQAKLIIIAGVLFILAGILIIIPVSLEARSNISDSSMRIKGKPELGASLYFGWVAAALLLIGGVLLCCNCPPRE, from the exons ATGGATATCATGGAAATGGTGGAGGTCGTGGGCATCGCCCTGGGAGTCATAGGATTAATACTGACCATTGTGATCTGTACTCTCCCCACCTGGATAGTGACAACCTTCATAGCAGATAACTCAGCCAACACAGAGGTGGTCTTGTACGGCCTGTGGATGAGCTGTGTGACCCAAGGCACGGGAAAGACACAGTGTGAAGTGTACAACTACATGGAGTATTGGAAATATGATCTGCAGCCTGCCAGAGCCATGATCCTCACTGCCATCATACTGGGGGTTCTGGGTGTCATGGTCTCCATGGTCGGAGCCAAGTGCACCAACTGCATCAAAGACAAAACATCTCAGGCCAAGTTGATAATTATCGCTGGAGTACTTTTCATCCTGGCCGGAATTCTCATCATCATCCCTGTTTCCTTGGAAGCCAGATCAAATATCAGTGACTCCTCAATGCGGATCAAAGGAAAGCCTGAGCTGGGGGCCTCGCTGTACTTCGGCTGGGTGGCGGCTGCCCTGCTCCTGATTGGAGGGGTCTTACT GTGCTGTAACT
- the LOC120021118 gene encoding claudin-4-like codes for MTITSISSILGSLGEMGSIFGTKCCNFIKSNRTRVKVKFISGTFFILAGILQLNTLFLCEVYNSMGYWEYVLQPARAMIPTAIILVVLGVMVSMVGAKSTNCIKDKTSQAKLIIIAAILFILAGFLILIPVSLVARSIISDSSTRIEGKPELGNSLYLGWVAASLLLIGGVLLCCNCIKSNRIRVNIVGTFFILAGILQITTVTP; via the exons ATGACGATCACTTCCATCTCCTCCATCCTGGGATCTCTGGGAGAGATGGGGTCCATCTTTGGGACCAAGTGCTGTAACTTCATCAAGAGTAACAGGACCCGGGTCAAAGTCAAGTTTATCAGTGGAACATTCTTTATCCTGGCTGGTATCCTCCAGCTCAACACTCTCTTCTTG TGTGAGGTGTACAACTCCATGGGATATTGGGAATACGTTCTGCAGCCTGCCAGAGCCATGATCCCCACTGCCATCATACTGGTGGTTCTGGGGGTCATGGTCTCCATGGTCGGAGCCAAGAGCACCAACTGCATCAAAGACAAAACATCTCAGGCCAAGTTGATCATTATCGCTGCAATACTTTTCATCCTGGCTGGATTTCTCATCCTCATCCCTGTTTCCTTGGTAGCCAGATCAATTATCAGCGACTCCTCCACGCGGATCGAAGGAAAGCCTGAGCTGGGGAACTCACTATACCTCGGCTGGGTGGCGGCCTCCCTGCTCCTGATTGGAGGGGTCTTACT GTGCTGTAACTGCATCAAGAGTAACAGGATCAGGGTCAACATTGTTGGAACATTCTTCATCCTGGCTGGTATACTGCAGATcaccactgtcacgccctga
- the LOC120021119 gene encoding claudin-4-like: MDIMDIVFIVEMVEIVGIALGVIGLILTIVICALPTWIVTTFIADNSANTEVVWYGLWMSCVTQGRGKTQCEVYNYMEYWKYDLQPARAMILTAIILGVLGVLFFMFGAKSTNCIKDKTSQAKLIIIAGILFILAGFLILIPVSLLARSIISDSSTRIKGKTELGNSLYIGWVAASLLLIGGVTLCITVGVFGWMMGIFGWIVSLVPSALSVWIPFRHYPEPHYRDIWMVLTITSISTILGALGVMGFIFGTRCCNCIKSNRIRVKARFIVGTFFILTGILQFTTVFLVDHYLRTDVHLQLYPFVLFTQHDLVILAEVCRWSTSMLLIGGTILCCCIFKRNQPDSTTTTSTSR, from the coding sequence ATGGATATCATGGATATCGTGTTTATCGTGGAAATGGTGGAGATCGTGGGCATCGCCCTGGGAGTCATAGGATTAATACTGACCATTGTGATCTGTGCTCTCCCCACCTGGATAGTGACAACCTTCATAGCAGATAACTCAGCCAACACAGAGGTGGTCTGGTACGGCCTGTGGATGAGCTGTGTGACCCAAGGCAGGGGAAAGACACAGTGTGAAGTGTACAACTACATGGAGTATTGGAAATATGATCTGCAGCCTGCCAGAGCCATGATCCTCACTGCCATCATACTGGGGGTTCTGGGTGTCTTGTTCTTCATGTTCGGAGCCAAGAGCACCAACTGCATCAAAGACAAAACATCTCAGGCCAAGTTGATAATTATCGCTGGAATACTTTTCATCCTGGCTGGATTTCTCATCCTCATCCCTGTTTCCTTGCTAGCCAGATCAATCATCAGCGACTCCTCCACGCGGATCAAAGGGAAGACTGAGCTGGGGAACTCGCTGTACATCGGCTGGGTGGCGGCCTCCCTGCTCCTGATTGGAGGGGTCACACTGTGCATCACTGTGGGAGTCTTTGGATGGATGATGGGAATCTTCGGATGGATAGTCTCCCTAGTGCCCAGTGCTCTCTCTGTATGGATCCCATTCAGGCATTATCCTGAGCCCCACTATAGGGACATTTGGATGGTTCTGACGATCACCTCCATCTCCACCATCCTGGGAGCTCTAGGAGTGATGGGGTTCATCTTTGGGACCAGGTGCTGTAACTGCATCAAGAGTAACAGGATCAGGGTCAAGGCCAGGTTCATCGTTGGAACATTTTTCATCCTGACTGGTATCCTGCAGttcaccactgtgtttttggtTGACCATTACTTAAGAACGGATGTCCACCTGCAGCTCTACCCTTTCGTCCTGTTTACCCAACATGACCTGGTTATTTTAGCTGAAGTCTGTAGGTGGTCCACCTCCATGCTCCTGATAGGAGGGACCATACTCTGCTGCTGCATCTTCAAGAGGAACCAGCCAGACTCAACGACAACTACATCAACCTCCCGCTAA